GTAATCAGGGCCGATCAGGTATGTCTCTCCGGAGTCCCCCATTCCGCTGCGCTCATTCATTATTTCATTTATCTTTTCAAGTGGTATTTGAAAAACCACGACACCAATCAAGTCTCCCTGTTTATCCTTCAAAGGCGCCGCTATGAAAGACGCGGGTCCGCGAGAAGGTTCATACCACGAAAAATCTACAATCGTTGTGGCGACTTTACCTTTCTTGTAGGCCCTTGCTAATCCACTTTCTCTCAACCACCCTGAAATAAGGTTTTCTCCCAAATCCGATTCTTTCTTTACGGTAAATACAACATTACCGTCCGTATCAATTAAGAACAGATCATAAAAACCATAAACTTCTTTCAGGCTCGTTAATCCTCCGGAACGTTCCTCATAAACATTCTTATACAATTCGCTCGTAATGCCATCCCTGAATGCGCGGGAAAAAGCTAAGACGCCCTCTGAGAGACGCATGTTTTCCTGGACATCCTGCATGAACAAAATATGTTCCGAAAAATATTCCTCGATTTGATTTTTCTTAATTTCACGCACTGCCGTAAGTTCTTTTAAGGAATAGAGGCGTAACACATTGACAATCTCAACCAATATTTGCATATTTTTTTTACGTTCTTCAAAAAAATTTACCATAGCAGATGTATTGATTTCTCTCACGCTTTCAAGCTGACCAGCACCTTCTTTTTTAAGAGTGTCCCACACCTTGTTCAAGGAACTGATCACAAAAAACATAAGTGAAAGTATGCCGAAAATTAAAAACACCATTAATAGTTTTGTTATATGCTTCATAGCAAAGAAATGAAATCTTGTTCTTTCTTCATGTATTACTGTTAAGGCGGGAATAAAACATGTCGACAACAGAAGAACTCCCCTGTAAAGACAGTATAAGTTATTTTCCGTGAAAGAGAAGGAGAAAAAAACGCGTACTTCGTCCATATGCACCTGGTGCAAAAAAGGAAAAAAAGTGTTTTAGAATGAGGCATCCCCCGCCCTGTCGTTATTGTTCAGATTTTAAAATATACTTGACATCAGATTCCAATAAGGTAAAATCCCTAGCTGTATATTTCAATATATATGAATTATTTATAAATTATTATTTTTTCCTTGTGTTTTTTGTTTTTATTTTTTAACCGTTTAACAAAAAGGGGAGGCTTAATTCTTACGTGTGTAAAAGTTTTTCTTAATTTTATTGGTTGTGGTTAATGGGAGGTGTTTGTAATGAAAAAAGTAGAAGCTATTATCCGGGAACAAAAATTAACTGCCGTTAAAGAGGCTTTAAAGGCATTGGGTGTGTCCGGGATGACTGTGACAGAAGTTAAAGGCCACGGCACTCAGAAAGGTATCACTGAAGTGTTTCGGGACAAGGCATTTT
The sequence above is drawn from the Candidatus Brocadiaceae bacterium genome and encodes:
- a CDS encoding cache domain-containing protein; the encoded protein is MSTCFIPALTVIHEERTRFHFFAMKHITKLLMVFLIFGILSLMFFVISSLNKVWDTLKKEGAGQLESVREINTSAMVNFFEERKKNMQILVEIVNVLRLYSLKELTAVREIKKNQIEEYFSEHILFMQDVQENMRLSEGVLAFSRAFRDGITSELYKNVYEERSGGLTSLKEVYGFYDLFLIDTDGNVVFTVKKESDLGENLISGWLRESGLARAYKKGKVATTIVDFSWYEPSRGPASFIAAPLKDKQGDLIGVVVFQIPLEKINEIMNERSGMGDSGETYLIGPDYLMRSDSYLDPVDHSVGASFTSPQKGKVYTRAAREALAGKTGKDIIIDYNNNPVLSAWTPVKINNFTWALIAEVDVAEAFCPKDEAEEYFLNKYKEIYAYYDLFLINPDGYCFFTVMRESDYQTNFVNGKYSDTNLGKLVQKVIKTKEFGVADYQPYAPSSNELAAFIAQPLLHNGEIVIIAAAQLSPDAINKKRKWSPE